In a single window of the Candidatus Peregrinibacteria bacterium genome:
- the tsf gene encoding translation elongation factor Ts produces MTEISASEVMSLRQKTGVSMMACKKALLEAKGDMAAAEIVLRKQGEAKAASKRDRVTSEGAIAISGNTIISVRCETDFVARNEDFLTFVQDLASEGAKNGAKAVESKFEAGKTEKIAKIGENLTLGDVRTVDAPVLGGYVHSNRKIGALIGLSGGTKEVAADIAMHVTAMNPLVLSPNDVSNDLVEKEKEIWRDQLKNEGKPAEIVEKIMMGKERKFREESALIAQAFVKDQQKTVGEYAKQNGAEVKAFARVEV; encoded by the coding sequence ATGACTGAAATTTCCGCTTCAGAGGTAATGTCACTCCGACAAAAAACAGGTGTTTCTATGATGGCGTGTAAAAAAGCTCTTTTGGAAGCAAAGGGAGATATGGCAGCTGCCGAAATTGTTCTTCGCAAGCAAGGAGAAGCAAAAGCCGCAAGTAAAAGAGATAGAGTTACGTCTGAAGGTGCTATCGCTATCTCTGGGAATACAATTATCAGTGTTCGATGTGAGACAGATTTTGTAGCGCGAAATGAAGATTTTTTGACATTTGTTCAGGATCTTGCCAGTGAGGGAGCCAAAAATGGCGCAAAAGCAGTAGAAAGTAAATTTGAAGCTGGAAAGACTGAAAAAATTGCAAAAATTGGCGAAAATCTCACGCTCGGTGATGTTCGAACCGTCGATGCACCGGTACTTGGGGGATATGTTCATTCCAATAGAAAAATTGGCGCTCTCATCGGACTTTCTGGAGGAACAAAAGAAGTGGCTGCAGATATTGCCATGCACGTAACGGCAATGAATCCACTCGTTTTGAGTCCAAATGACGTTTCAAATGATCTTGTGGAAAAGGAAAAGGAGATTTGGAGAGATCAACTGAAAAATGAAGGAAAACCGGCAGAAATTGTCGAAAAAATCATGATGGGAAAAGAGAGAAAATTCCGCGAAGAATCGGCCCTCATTGCTCAGGCATTTGTAAAAGATCAACAAAAAACAGT